The following coding sequences lie in one Zingiber officinale cultivar Zhangliang chromosome 2B, Zo_v1.1, whole genome shotgun sequence genomic window:
- the LOC122046213 gene encoding probable serine/threonine-protein kinase At1g01540 isoform X2 has product MSGYDLSKKTVIFGLHLWAVVGICIGVAFVLLLFLISLWISYKRSSSSSRKHIVPKVSKGAREVQAGSALALLLSSEAEPSPPPTKQREEESPIALQWIHVETGKEHRITYPDRGGSGSSHGSGESRSVDQPPASVPEVSHLGWGHWYTLRELELATDSFSDENVIGEGGYGIVYHGALEDGTQIAVKNLLNNRGQAEMEFKVEVEAIGRVRHKNLVRLLGYCAEGEHRMLVYEYIDNGNLEQWLHGDVGRSSPLTWDIRMNTIIGTAKGLLYLHEGLEPKVVHRDIKSSNILLDKQWTPKVSDFGLAKLLGSGRTYVTTRVMGTFGYVAPEYASTGMLNESSDVYSFGIFIMEVISGRTPVDYSRPPGEVNLVDWLKTMVSNRNSEGVLDPKIPEKPSSRALKRTLLVALRCVDPDSRKRPKMGHVIHMLEVDDFPYRDERRGGKDPRQPCHGSSEDSRKPITEQHATTETSDNIVGACGLAKS; this is encoded by the exons ATGTCGGGCTACGATCTGTCGAAGAAAACAGTCATCTTTGGGCTCCATCTGTGGGCGGTGGTGGGCATCTGCATCGGCGTCGCCTtcgtcctcctcctcttcctaatCTCCCTCTGGATCTCCTACAAGCGCAGCAGTAGCTCATCCCGGAAGCATATCGTCCCTAAGGTCTCCAAGGGGGCCCGAGAAGTGCAGGCCGGGTCGGCGCTTGCCCTTTTGCTTTCCTCCGAGGCCGAGCCCTCTCCGCCTCCCACCAAGCAGCGGGAGGAGGAGTCCCCAATTGCTCTCCAGTGGATTCACGTGGAGACCGGTAAGGAGCACCGCATCACCTACCCAGACCGCGGCGGTAGCGGGTCGTCGCATGGGAGTGGGGAGAGTCGGTCTGTGGACCAGCCGCCGGCCTCCGTGCCGGAGGTGTCGCACTTGGGTTGGGGGCATTGGTACACCTTGAGGGAGCTCGAGCTTGCCACCGACAGCTTCTCCGACGAGAACGTCATCGGCGAAGGTGGATACGGTATCGTCTATCACGGGGCCTTGGAGGATGGCACTCAAATTGCAGTCAAGAACTTATTGAACAACAG AGGCCAAGCGGAGATGGAATTTAAGGTTGAAGTTGAAGCAATAGGACGAGTTCGTCACAAGAATTTAGTGAGATTGCTAGGGTATTGTGCAGAAGGAGAACATAG AATGCTTGTCTATGAGTATATAGATAACGGGAATCTAGAACAGTGGCTTCATGGTGATGTTGGCCGTTCCAGTCCGCTTACTTGGGATATTCGAATGAATACTATAATCGGTACAGCAAAAGG ATTACTCTACTTGCACGAAGGACTAGAGCCAAAGGTGGTTCACAGAGATATTAAATCGAGCAACATACTTCTTGATAAACAGTGGACTCCCAAGGTTTCAGATTTCGGACTTGCCAAGCTATTGGGCTCAGGGAGGACCTATGTTACAACACGAGTAATGGGAACATTTGG TTATGTGGCTCCTGAATATGCTAGCACTGGTATGCTAAATGAGTCGAGTGATGTCTATAGTTTTGGTATTTTTATCATGGAGGTAATATCGGGTCGAACACCGGTTGACTACAGCAGACCTCCAGGAGAG GTTAATTTGGTAGATTGGCTTAAGACAATGGTGAGTAATCGAAACTCTGAAGGTGTCTTAGATCCAAAGATCCCTGAGAAACCCTCATCAAGAGCATTAAAAAGAACACTTTTAGTTGCACTGCGATGCGTTGATCCTGATTCACGCAAGAGGCCAAAGATGGGACATGTTATACACATGCTCGAAGTCGATGACTTCCCTTATCGAGAT GAACGACGCGGAGGAAAAGACCCAAGACAGCCATGCCATGGCAGCTCGGAAGATAGTAGAAAACCAATAACAGAGCAGCATGCGACAACTGAAACTAGTGATAATATTGTTGGAGCATGTGGATTAGCAAAAAGTTGA
- the LOC122046213 gene encoding probable serine/threonine-protein kinase At1g01540 isoform X1, translating to MSGYDLSKKTVIFGLHLWAVVGICIGVAFVLLLFLISLWISYKRSSSSSRKHIVPKVSKGAREVQAGSALALLLSSEAEPSPPPTKQREEESPIALQWIHVETGKEHRITYPDRGGSGSSHGSGESRSVDQPPASVPEVSHLGWGHWYTLRELELATDSFSDENVIGEGGYGIVYHGALEDGTQIAVKNLLNNRGQAEMEFKVEVEAIGRVRHKNLVRLLGYCAEGEHRMLVYEYIDNGNLEQWLHGDVGRSSPLTWDIRMNTIIGTAKGLLYLHEGLEPKVVHRDIKSSNILLDKQWTPKVSDFGLAKLLGSGRTYVTTRVMGTFGFVNTVYCNLLFHDSTGMLNDISLFLLSSYVAPEYASTGMLNESSDVYSFGIFIMEVISGRTPVDYSRPPGEVNLVDWLKTMVSNRNSEGVLDPKIPEKPSSRALKRTLLVALRCVDPDSRKRPKMGHVIHMLEVDDFPYRDERRGGKDPRQPCHGSSEDSRKPITEQHATTETSDNIVGACGLAKS from the exons ATGTCGGGCTACGATCTGTCGAAGAAAACAGTCATCTTTGGGCTCCATCTGTGGGCGGTGGTGGGCATCTGCATCGGCGTCGCCTtcgtcctcctcctcttcctaatCTCCCTCTGGATCTCCTACAAGCGCAGCAGTAGCTCATCCCGGAAGCATATCGTCCCTAAGGTCTCCAAGGGGGCCCGAGAAGTGCAGGCCGGGTCGGCGCTTGCCCTTTTGCTTTCCTCCGAGGCCGAGCCCTCTCCGCCTCCCACCAAGCAGCGGGAGGAGGAGTCCCCAATTGCTCTCCAGTGGATTCACGTGGAGACCGGTAAGGAGCACCGCATCACCTACCCAGACCGCGGCGGTAGCGGGTCGTCGCATGGGAGTGGGGAGAGTCGGTCTGTGGACCAGCCGCCGGCCTCCGTGCCGGAGGTGTCGCACTTGGGTTGGGGGCATTGGTACACCTTGAGGGAGCTCGAGCTTGCCACCGACAGCTTCTCCGACGAGAACGTCATCGGCGAAGGTGGATACGGTATCGTCTATCACGGGGCCTTGGAGGATGGCACTCAAATTGCAGTCAAGAACTTATTGAACAACAG AGGCCAAGCGGAGATGGAATTTAAGGTTGAAGTTGAAGCAATAGGACGAGTTCGTCACAAGAATTTAGTGAGATTGCTAGGGTATTGTGCAGAAGGAGAACATAG AATGCTTGTCTATGAGTATATAGATAACGGGAATCTAGAACAGTGGCTTCATGGTGATGTTGGCCGTTCCAGTCCGCTTACTTGGGATATTCGAATGAATACTATAATCGGTACAGCAAAAGG ATTACTCTACTTGCACGAAGGACTAGAGCCAAAGGTGGTTCACAGAGATATTAAATCGAGCAACATACTTCTTGATAAACAGTGGACTCCCAAGGTTTCAGATTTCGGACTTGCCAAGCTATTGGGCTCAGGGAGGACCTATGTTACAACACGAGTAATGGGAACATTTGGGTTCGTGAATACTGTCTATTGCAACTTATTGTTTCATGATAGCACTGGTATGCTAAATGACATTAGCTTGTTTCTTCTCTCTAGTTATGTGGCTCCTGAATATGCTAGCACTGGTATGCTAAATGAGTCGAGTGATGTCTATAGTTTTGGTATTTTTATCATGGAGGTAATATCGGGTCGAACACCGGTTGACTACAGCAGACCTCCAGGAGAG GTTAATTTGGTAGATTGGCTTAAGACAATGGTGAGTAATCGAAACTCTGAAGGTGTCTTAGATCCAAAGATCCCTGAGAAACCCTCATCAAGAGCATTAAAAAGAACACTTTTAGTTGCACTGCGATGCGTTGATCCTGATTCACGCAAGAGGCCAAAGATGGGACATGTTATACACATGCTCGAAGTCGATGACTTCCCTTATCGAGAT GAACGACGCGGAGGAAAAGACCCAAGACAGCCATGCCATGGCAGCTCGGAAGATAGTAGAAAACCAATAACAGAGCAGCATGCGACAACTGAAACTAGTGATAATATTGTTGGAGCATGTGGATTAGCAAAAAGTTGA
- the LOC122049263 gene encoding uncharacterized protein LOC122049263 codes for MLAFPSINLSSFPWKPCMVLLPNFTRLSSCTRAISLVSYAKRRASAPQPPPPKHSAIKEERVEDDEGEFLQEEGSEVQFADDFGDDFELEDDEDFEDEFEEEEFEKEASLFVGDGAAGGGISLAGNWWDNEALTIAQEVSVTFDGDLKIYAFKTTTNSDIRVRIEKLSTRYGSPSMEDIEAFSTVYRSRLDEAELAGKLPDISLEVSSPGLERVVHAPEELERFKDRPMYVKYVVDSDNDVATSSSSQEKDGVFSVISLDVESGQCTWGIADVKVNRQKAGKGRPLNKKQREWRLQTSFESLRLVRLHPDC; via the exons ATGTTGGCCTTTCCGTCAATCAATCTCTCTTCCTTCCCCTGGAAGCCATGTATGGTTTTGCTCCCCAATTTCACCCGTCTTTCTTCCTGCACGCGAGCAATCTCTCTAGTGAGCTACGCGAAGAGGAGGGCCTCTGCTCCCCAGCCGCCTCCACCCAAGCATTCCGCTATCAAGGAAGAACGAGTGGAAGACGACGAGGGAGAATTTCTACAAGAAGAGGGATCGGAAGTCCAATTTGCTGATGATTTTGGAGACG ATTTTGAATTGGAAGATGATGAGGATTTTGAAGATGAATTTGAGGAAGAAGAGTTTGAGAAAGAAGCAAGTCTCTTT GTTGGAGATGGTGCTGCAGGGGGAGGGATTTCCCTTGCCGGCAATTGGTGGGATAACGAAGCATTGACCATTGCACAAGAAGTTTCGGTAACATTTGATGGCGACCTGAAAATTTATGCTTTCAAAACTACGACAAACTCGGACATACGTGTGCGAATTGAAAAGCTTTCTACCAG GTATGGTTCTCCCAGTATGGAGGATATTGAGGCCTTTTCTACCGTCTATCGCTCCCGCTTAGATGAAGCTGAGCTTGCTGGAAAACTACCAGACATCTCTTTGGAG GTTTCATCCCCCGGTCTTGAGAGGGTTGTGCATGCCCCGGAGGAGCTCGAACGGTTCAAAGACCGACCTATGTATGTGAAATATGTCGTTGACAGCGACAACGATGTTGCCACGTCCTCCTCCTCTCAGGAAAAAGATGGTGTGTTCAGTGTCATTTCTTTGGATGTGGAATCAGGCCAATGCACATGGGGCATAGCAGACGTGAAGGTGAATAGGCAAAAGGCAGGGAAAGGAAGACCtctaaacaagaaacaaagagaatggCGGTTGCAAACTTCATTTGAATCCCTGCGGCTGGTCCGGTTGCATCCAGATTGCTGA
- the LOC122046211 gene encoding putative pentatricopeptide repeat-containing protein At3g25060, mitochondrial codes for MLLWSNLVHLLSTCRDTQTLLRIHARMAVEGCLSRPHSAAHLIAAYARLGDATTAESVLLAAASLPNISTWNALIVAHSRSDSPRQVLRLYRLLVSASHPRPDSSTLTVALKACAQLMDLRTGQEIVAHSSHLGYIHDVFVCSSVLNLYMKCGKMNHAAKLFDVMPKKDLVSWTTMITGFANAGNPVVAIGFYRRMLEEGLEGDGIVMVSLLQACAFFGDMAIGKSVHGHILRHHLQMNVVIGTSLVDMYAKNGFLKLAQFVFDRISCRNVVSWSALISGYAQNGLASEALQMLIKMQEFGLCPDSVALVSAILACSHIGFLKMGKSVHGFIVRRFEFDQILGTAVIDMYSKCGSLMSARAVFDMVCSRDIISWNAMISSYGAHGHGNEALSVFLALLNQTKLKPDHATFASLLSAFSHSGLVEEGRHWFNLMAQEHGIEPNEKHYVCIVDLLARAGRVEEAYELIQSMSDGPGIAVWVALLSGCHNHKKLELGQHVAQKVIELNPDDLGIYSLVSNTFAAAKNWEKVAEVRKAMKTMGRRKVPGYSLVEIMGKLHAFLMEDRSHPQHEKIIDLLKRLDFEMKKMGYIPKTEFVFHDLDEEVKEKMLGNHSERLAIAFGLLNSSPGTRIVIIKNLRICGDCHEAIKYIAKIANREIVVRDVKRFHHFENGLCSCKDHW; via the coding sequence ATGCTCCTCTGGTCAAATCTTGTGCATCTCTTGAGCACATGCCGCGACACCCAAACGCTGCTCCGAATCCACGCCCGCATGGCCGTCGAAGGCTGCTTGTCCCGTCCTCACTCTGCCGCCCACTTGATCGCCGCCTATGCTCGCCTCGGTGACGCCACCACCGCCGAGTCAGTCCTCCTCGCCGCCGCCTCCCTCCCCAACATTTCCACCTGGAACGCTCTCATCGTCGCGCACTCCCGGAGCGACTCCCCGCGCCAGGTCCTCCGCCTGTACCGCCTCTTAGTCTCCGCCAGCCACCCGCGGCCGGATAGCTCCACGCTCACTGTCGCCCTTAAGGCTTGCGCGCAGTTAATGGATCTCAGAACCGGGCAAGAGATTGTGGCCCATTCTTCCCACCTTGGCTACATCCACGACGTCTTTGTTTGTTCTTCGGTGCTCAATTTGTATATGAAATGCGGGAAGATGAACCATGCCGCGAAGTTGTTTGACGTAATGCCTAAGAAGGATCTCGTTTCTTGGACCACAATGATCACTGGGTTCGCAAATGCAGGGAATCCTGTCGTCGCAATTGGGTTCTACAGGAGAATGCTAGAGGAAGGTCTTGAGGGGGATGGGATTGTTATGGTCAGCCTGTTACAGGCCTGTGCTTTTTTCGGCGACATGGCGATCGGCAAGTCGGTTCACGGGCATATATTACGCCATCACCTCCAAATGAATGTTGTCATTGGCACTAGCCTTGTGGACATGTATGCAAAGAATGGGTTCCTGAAACTAGCTCAGTTCGTCTTTGACAGGATTTCTTGTAGAAATGTTGTCTCATGGAGCGCCTTGATATCAGGCTATGCTCAAAATGGTTTGGCCAGTGAGGCACTGCAGATGCTGATCAAAATGCAGGAATTTGGGTTGTGCCCTGACTCTGTTGCACTTGTGAGTGCTATTTTGGCTTGTTCACATATTGGGTTTCTGAAGATGGGCAAATCAGTTCATGGGTTTATCGTGAGGAGGTTCGAGTTTGACCAGATTTTGGGCACTGCAGTGATTGACATGTACTCCAAGTGTGGCTCCCTCATGAGCGCTCGCGCTGTCTTCGATATGGTTTGCTCAAGAGACATAATATCATGGAATGCAATGATCTCTAGCTACGGTGCACACGGCCATGGGAATGAGGCACTTTCAGTTTTCCTAGCATTATTGAATCAAACTAAGTTAAAGCCTGATCACGCGACTTTTGCCTCTCTCTTGTCTGCTTTTAGTCATTCCGGTCTTGTGGAAGAAGGGCGGCACTGGTTCAATCTCATGGCACAGGAGCACGGCATCGAGCCAAATGAGAAGCACTATGTTTGCATAGTAGATCTTCTAGCTCGTGCTGGTCGTGTTGAAGAAGCTTATGAGCTCATCCAATCTATGTCTGATGGACCGGGAATCGCCGTCTGGGTGGCACTTCTTTCTGGTTGTCATAATCACAAAAAGTTGGAGTTGGGCCAACATGTAGCACAGAAGGTTATCGAGTTAAATCCTGATGACTTGGGCATATATTCTTTGGTCTCAAACACTTTTGCCGCGGCAAAGAATTGGGAAAAGGTAGCAGAGGTAAGAAAGGCAATGAAAACTATGGGCAGAAGAAAAGTACCTGGATACAGTTTAGTGGAGATCATGGGAAAACTTCATGCTTTCCTGATGGAGGATAGAAGCCATCCACAACACGAAAAGATCATTGATTTGTTGAAGAGGTTGGACTTTGAGATGAAGAAAATGGGTTACATACCCAAGACTGAGTTTGTATTCCATGACTTGGATGAGGAAGTGAAAGAGAAAATGCTAGGCAACCACAGTGAGAGATTGGCTATTGCTTTTGGGTTGCTGAATAGCAGTCCTGGCACAAGAATTGTCATCATAAAGAATTTAAGAATATGTGGAGATTGCCATGAAGCGATAAAGTACATTGCGAAAATAGCAAACCGGGAGATTGTTGTGAGGGatgtgaaaaggtttcatcattttGAAAATGGACTATGCTCCTGCAAAGATCACTGGTGA